A single genomic interval of Anolis carolinensis isolate JA03-04 chromosome X, rAnoCar3.1.pri, whole genome shotgun sequence harbors:
- the srrm4 gene encoding serine/arginine repetitive matrix protein 4 yields MASVQGGEKQLFEKFWQGTFKAVATPRPGSVIVASITARKPLASVEAPSCLSLSAGEKSSKEPHLVQETSSTNGCVRHRSRSPSCNEEFSPPPPKGKKKKKKSTRKKRRRSPSCSLSPLKKKKKKKNSKKRKRSRLSSKKRRHSSSSPKSKRKEEKKHKKHSHGRSQKSHRPHHRHRSSGSESTNSLSESCGSRPRTRPHEEGHKTRWKHAGRSSKSARKSSGSAEVTVATPSPGSPLPNNRPLPAAKVISKAGVSLDLSQKAEGQHGQLAKGNREPREYDSGNDTASPPSARTSTSRSKAGEEANCPVPDGFDRTFSPGKANGGSSSDSGNSFTSCLSQTKAAALGDPDPSPQIQETTQRETPLQSLGHSKRKKASLVSAPFSRSPLSPCVRNTSSSSRSSPESSRSHSPYHKASPRSSHSRSCSSDTRSYSRSPSYSPKSYKRGAENRGSRQRRSPSYSRYSRDREPDHKYGSTGKDPHRHRGHRHRKSSYSPLRKRRRDSPSHLEARRITSARKRPIPYYRPSPSSSSSPSSFSSYSSWYSGLSPSPGRSSRSYSNSRTSRSRSWSSDSSSGARHSRRSCSRSSGSTGSYASMRR; encoded by the exons TGTCGAAGCGCCCAGCTGCCTGTCGCTTTCTGCTGGGGAGAAATCCTCCAAGGAACCTCATCTGGTTCAAGAGACTTCAAGCACCAACGGCTGTGTGAGGCACAGATCACGTAG CCCATCTTGCAACGAGGAATTTTCACCGCCGCCTccaaaggggaagaagaagaagaagaaatctacACGGAAGAAGAGACGGAG GTCTCCATCCTGCAGCCTCTCtcctctgaagaagaagaagaaaaagaagaattccaagaagaggaaaagaagcag GTTGTCGTCAAAGAAGAGAAGGCACAG TTCCTCGAGCCCCAAAAGCAAacggaaagaagagaaaaaacacaaaaaaca CTCCCACGGCCGCTCTCAAAAATCCCACCGCCCCCACCATCGGCACCGCAGCTCGGGCTCGGAAAGCACTAATTCCCTCTCGGAAAGTTGCGGAAGCAG GCCTCGCACCCGACCTCACGAAGAAGGCCACAAAACGCGATGGAAGCACGCCGGGCGCTCTTCGAAGAGTGCCCGAAAGTCATCCGGCTCTGCAGAGGTGACCGTGGCCACCCCGTCCCCGGGCAGCCCCCTCCCGAACAACCGCCCCCTCCCTGCCGCCAAAGTG ATTTCAAAGGCTGGGGTTTCTCTTGACCTTTCTCAAAAAGCAGAGGGTCAACATGGCCAGTTAGCCAAAGGCAACCGAGAGCCCCGTGAATACGACTCGGGGAATGACACCGCCTCCCCTCCATCCGCTCGGACGAGTACTTCCAGGTCAAAGGCCGGCGAAGAAGCCAACTGCCCGGTCCCCGATGGCTTTGACCGGACCTTCTCTCCTGGGAAGGCCAACGGTGGGAGCAGCTCCGATTCGGGCAATTCCTTCACCAGCTGCCTCTCCCAAACCAAGGCAGCAGCCTTGGGCGACCCAGACCCATCTCCACAGATCCAAGAGACAACTCAAAG AGAAACACCATTGCAATCGCTCGGCCATTCCAAGAGGAAGAAAGCCAGCCTCGTCTCGGCCCCTTTCAGTCGCTCTCCGCTTAGTCCGTGTGTCCGGAACACGTCCTCTTCAAGCCGGTCATCTCCAGAGTCCAGCCGCTCCCATTCGCCATACCACAAGGCCAGTCCGAGGTCATCCCATAGCAGATCCTGTTCATCGGATACAAG GTCTTATTCTCGTTCTCCCAGCTACTCCCCGAAGTCATACAAGCGGGGTGCCGAAAACAGGGGTTCGAGGCAACGGCGTAGCCCCAGCTATTCCCGATACAGCAG AGATCGCGAACCAGATCACAAGTATGGTTCCACCGGGAAGGACCCCCACAGGCACCGTGGACACCGGCATCGCAAATCATCTTACTCCCCTCTGAGGAAGCGCCGGAGAGATTCGCCCAGCCACCTGGAGGCCCGTCGCATCACAAG TGCCCGGAAGCGCCCGATCCCGTACTACAGGCCCAGCCCGTCTTCGTCGtcctctcccagcagcttcagcaGCTATTCCTCTTGGTACAGCGGCTTGAGTCCCTCTCCCGGCCGGAGCAGCCGGAGCTACTCCAACAGCAGGACCAGCCGGAGCCGGAGCTGGAGCAGCGACAGTAGCTCGGGGGCACGGCACAGTCGCCGGAGCTGCAGCCGGAGCTCTGGCTCCACCGGCAGCTATGCCAGCATGCGGCGCTAA